GAGAAAAACCCGAAATGCCGTACAGGCATTTTGGCAGACTCGTACGGATGCCCGTACCAAACAGCGTGTGTCAGGAAAAACTGATCAGGGTGAACGCTCTGGCGTGACCAGCGGTAAAAATATGGATGAGTTTATCAGTCTGTTGATTGATCTGGTACGAGCCAATGGACTTTCTCAAGCTCAAATCCACCAAAAAAGAGCCCTCCTCACATTGCCTGGATATTTTAGACCGACAAAGCTGTGGGATTTCCTTGTGATTCATCAAGGGGAATTAGTCGCCGCCGTTGAGTTCAAGAGCCAGGTGGGCCCATCATTTGGAAACAACTTCAATAATCGAGCCGAAGAGGCAATTGGTACTGCTCACGATTTTTGGACCGCGTATCGAAAAGGCGCTTTAGGGAATCAACCCCATCCATTTGCAGGCTGGTTGATGCTGGTGGAAGACGCTCCAGAATCCAGATCCCCGGTGAAAGATTCATCACCTCATTTTCAGGTTTTTGACGAATTTAGGGGCGCCTCATATTTGAAACGATATGACCTGCTGTGCCAGAAACTCGTGCATGAGCAACTTTACACAGCCGCAACCGTCATCGCGACACCTCGCACAGCCATTGAGACAGGTGAATTTTCACACATCTCACCGATGACTGACCTCAAAACCTTTGTTACAACTTTCGCTGGACATATGGCTGCCACGGCGGCTCGAATGGAGTAGAAAGACTTTTCGTTTCGACTGCCAATCAAATTTGATTATGTCAGAACAATCTGAAATAACTGAATCACCAAAGTTTAGAGATTTTTACCTGGTCGTTTTGTTTCACCCGACACTGGTCCTGGCCATCATTGAAGAATGGCCAGGTCCAAA
The nucleotide sequence above comes from Acidobacteriota bacterium. Encoded proteins:
- a CDS encoding PaeR7I family type II restriction endonuclease, yielding MPLELVDFERKTRNAVQAFWQTRTDARTKQRVSGKTDQGERSGVTSGKNMDEFISLLIDLVRANGLSQAQIHQKRALLTLPGYFRPTKLWDFLVIHQGELVAAVEFKSQVGPSFGNNFNNRAEEAIGTAHDFWTAYRKGALGNQPHPFAGWLMLVEDAPESRSPVKDSSPHFQVFDEFRGASYLKRYDLLCQKLVHEQLYTAATVIATPRTAIETGEFSHISPMTDLKTFVTTFAGHMAATAARME